In Populus alba chromosome 1, ASM523922v2, whole genome shotgun sequence, a single window of DNA contains:
- the LOC118063592 gene encoding probable LRR receptor-like serine/threonine-protein kinase At1g53440 → MALWPSLLPETFSVLVFGFVVLNCFGVDKFGSHPLLPLDEVPILQNISNKLNISNWATIDRTSCDSAEWNQTIASKTQSIVTCNCTFENGSVCHVTNISVKSFNLTGVLPEELGDLPHLLEIDLSRNYINGTIPPRLAQLPNLQILSLIVNRLTGPIPPEIGKITTLEELVLEDNLLGGPLPPDLGNLTSLRRLVLSSNNFTGTIPETLGNLKNLTQFKIDGSELSGKIPEFIGNWSNIEELDLQGTSMDGPIPSSISLLTSLQSLRISDLNGSSSPFPNLQAMKSLTNLILRNCLITDSIPDYIANMSSLKILDLSFNKLTGRISSFTNLKSVTVFLNNNLLTGEVPNWAVDNNKKLDLSYNNFTWSALEGSALGGCQPQQPKLNLVSSHLSNNNTDEYWCFTKDLPCTQNREYRSLFINCGGGSAPFNDDTYERDLTDGGPVSFSFLPGKWGYSSTGTYMENSTVQTSIAKNDFNLGVTGVYETARLAPQSLKYYALCLPKGKYKVQLHFAEIMYSNDQTFSSLGRRIFDISIQGITLWKNFNIMERAGGVGIGIIEVFDNIIVNDGTLEIHLYWAGKGTTFVPYRGVHGPLISAITVTPKFKNGSGLSVGAVIGIVAASCVLAALFLLLLRSKGYLGGKELVDKELRGLDLQTGYFTLRQIKHATNNFDTANKIGEGGFGPVYKGVLSDGAVIAVKQLSSKSRQGNREFVNEIGMISALQHPHLVKLYGCCIEGNQLLLVYEYLENNSLARALFGREEHQLQLDWQTRRKILLGIAKGLSYLHEESRLKIVHRDIKATNVLLDKDLNAKISDFGLAKLDEEENTHISTRIAGTIGYMAPEYAMRGYLTDKADVYSFGVVALEIVSGKSNTNYRPKEEFVYLLDWAYVLHERNNLLELVDPRLGSSYSKEEATKMLNLALLCTNISPSLRPAMSSVVRMLEGKIPVQAPIINRGSMDQEARFKAFELLSQDSQTQVSTLSQSSQMQSSSISRDGPWVDSSYSLQSNDEAKDLYPINVDSTMEIR, encoded by the exons ATGGCGTTGTGGCCATCACTACTGCCGGAGACTTTCTCTGTTTTGGTTTTTGGATTTGTGGTGTTGAATTGCTTTGGTGTGGACAAGTTTGGATCCCATCCTCTCTTGCCATTAGATGAAG TGCCAATTCTTCAAAACATATCCAACAAGTTGAACATCAGCAACTGGGCCACCATCGATCGAACTTCTTGCGATAGTGCAGAGTGGAACCAGACCATCGCCAGCAAAACTCAAAGCATTGTTACATGCAACTGTACATTTGAGAATGGCTCCGTCTGTCATGTCACTAACAT AAGCGtgaaaagttttaatttgacTGGAGTTCTCCCAGAGGAACTAGGAGACCTTCCTCATCTGCTTGAAAT TGATCTGTCTCGCAACTACATTAATGGAACAATCCCTCCAAGACTTGCTCAGCTCCCTAACCTTCAGATTTT GTCTCTCATCGTTAACCGTCTCACCGGCCCAATTCCCCCGGAAATAGGCAAGATTACCACACTGGAGGAGCT GGTCCTGGAAGATAATCTGCTAGGAGGGCCTCTTCCTCCAGACCTTGGAAATTTGACAAGCTTAAGAAGACT TGTCCTTTCCTCAAACAATTTTACAGGAACGATACCAGAGACACTTGgcaatttaaagaatttaaCTCAATT TAAGATAGATGGGAGCGAACTGTCAGGGAAGATACCTGAATTTATCGGGAACTGGAGCAATATTGAAGAATT GGATTTGCAAGGAACATCCATGGACGGTCCTATTCCATCTAGCATTTCATTGTTAACAAGTTTACAATCTCT GAGAATATCCGATTTGAATGGATCAAGTTCACCTTTCCCTAATCTACAGGCCATGAAAAGCTTGACAAATCT CATTCTGAGAAATTGCTTAATTACTGATTCAATCCCAGACTACATTGCAAATATGTCGtctttgaaaatttt AGATTTGAGCTTCAACAAGTTGACAGGCCGAATCTCTAGCTTCACGAATTTGAAAAGCGTAACGGT GTTTTTGAACAACAACTTACTAACTGGAGAAGTGCCTAATTGGGCAGTGGACAACAACAAGAAATT GGATTTGTCCTACAACAATTTTACGTGGTCAGCTTTAGAAGGGTCAGCTTTAGGTGGTTGCCAACCACAGCAGCCAAAACT GAACTTAGTTTCTAGTCATTTATCAAATAACAA cACTGATGAGTACTGGTGCTTCACAAAAGACCTTCCTTGCACACAAAATCGTGAAT ATCGTTCCTTGTTCATAAACTGTGGAGGGGGCAGTGCGCCTTTTAATGATGATACATATGAACGAGACTTAACTGATGGTGGGCCagtttcattttcctttctacCAGGAAAATGGGGTTATAGCAGTACTGGGACTTATATGGAGAACAGTACAGTTCAAACTTCCATagcaaaaaatgattttaatctGGGTGTGACAGGAGTTTATGAAACTGCTCGCCTTGCTCCTCAATCACTCAAGTACTATGCCCTGTGTTTGCCAAAGGGAAAGTATAAAGTGCAGCTCCACTTTGCggaaattatgtattctaatGATCAGACATTTAGTAGCCTTGGAAGGCGCATATTTGATATATCGATTCAA GGGATCACACTTTGGAAGAATTTCAATATCATGGAGAGAGCTGGAGGAGTTGGCATCGGCATCATTGAggtatttgataatataattgttAACGATGGCACACTAGAGATACACTTGTACTGGGCAGGCAAAGGCACTACTTTCGTTCCTTACAGAGGTGTCCATGGACCACTCATATCCGCCATCACAGTGACACCAA AGTTCAAGAACGGATCAGGATTATCAGTTGGAGCCGTAATCGGTATTGTAGCTGCTTCATGTGTACTTGCTGCGCTGTTTTTGCTGCTACTCCGATCGAAAGGTTACCTGGGAGGAAAGGAACTCGTAGACAAAG AACTTCGCGGTCTGGATCTCCAAACGGGTTATTTCACGTTAAGACAGATCAAACATGCTACCAATAATTTCGACACTGCGAATAAGATAGGAGAGGGAGGATTTGGGCCAGTTTACAAG GGTGTATTGTCAGATGGTGCTGTAATTGCTGTTAAGCAGCTATCATCCAAATCGAGACAAGGAAACCGTGAATTTGTGAATGAGATAGGCATGATATCTGCCTTGCAACATCCCCATCTCGTGAAGCTTTATGGCTGCTGTATTGAGGGAAACCAGTTGTTGTTAGTATATGAATACTTGGAAAACAATAGTCTTGCGCGCGCACTCTTTG GTCGCGAGGAACACCAGCTTCAACTGGACTGGCAAACAAGAAGGAAGATATTGTTGGGTATTGCGAAGGGGTTATCATATCTTCATGAAGAGTCAAGGCTGAAGATTGTGCACAGAGACATAAAGGCAACCAATGTGCTGCTTGATAAGGATCTAAATGCCAAGATATCTGACTTTGGTCTGGCCAAGCTTGATGAAGAAGAGAACACTCATATAAGCACGCGGATTGCTGGGACAAT AGGTTATATGGCCCCAGAATATGCAATGAGGGGTTACTTGACAGATAAAGCAGATGTTTACAGCTTTGGAGTTGTTGCCTTAGAAATTGTCAGTGGGAAGAGCAACACGAATTACAGACCGAAGGAGGAGTTTGTTTATCTTCTTGATTGg GCTTATGTCCTGCATGAGAGAAACAACCTTCTTGAGCTTGTGGATCCAAGGCTTGGTTCAAGCTACTCAAAAGAAGAGGCAACGAAGATGCTGAACTTGGCTCTCCTGTGCACAAACATATCTCCCTCTCTGAGGCCAGCAATGTCTTCCGTGGTGAGAATGCTTGAGGGCAAGATTCCAGTTCAAGCTCCAATAATCAACCGTGGTAGCATGGACCAGGAAGCAAGGTTCAAAGCCTTCGAGCTTTTGTCACAAGATAGCCAAACACAGGTCTCCACCCTCTCTCAGAGCAGTCAGATGCAGAGCAGCAGCATATCAAGGGATGGACCATGGGTCGATTCCTCATATTCCCTCCAAAGTAATGATGAGGCTAAGGATCTTTATCCCATCAACGTAGATTCAACGATGGAAATCAGATGA